One Devosia lacusdianchii genomic window carries:
- a CDS encoding Gfo/Idh/MocA family protein → MRVGIIGLGFRLGYLARVFSAARDDFSIAGYVDPAPAGLPYTKEHGVSVGKQFGSLEEMLDSEKLDLLMVGSPNHMHLEHIRIGLDRGMKIFTEKPVVTSVEDTMELAKLVAQYGSDNLMVGLVLRYAPLYVDLRKAQAEGLIGDVTSVEASEHIPPYHGAFFMRDWRRYERYSGSFMLEKCCHDLDLYNGVMGCRPQYVSSFGGRRTFVPANAPQNLGINDMEVYHRKPSGWQGSDKVFDSDGDIIDYQTSIVQYANGAALTFHTNLNVPDDFRRFAVMGAKGMAEGDFIRNFLRVTDSRTSDRLVDATYKTSGLSQHYGADEQMAEDILKHMTEGVPLPVSVTDALEAGLLALSMDQAMRTRSVIDMNPIWQQFDAALGRAS, encoded by the coding sequence ATGCGGGTAGGCATTATCGGCCTCGGTTTCCGTCTCGGCTATTTGGCGCGGGTATTTTCCGCTGCGCGGGATGATTTTTCGATTGCCGGTTATGTGGATCCCGCTCCCGCGGGTCTGCCCTATACCAAGGAACACGGTGTTTCCGTCGGCAAGCAGTTTGGCTCGCTGGAGGAAATGCTCGACAGCGAGAAGCTCGACCTGCTGATGGTCGGCTCGCCCAACCACATGCATCTCGAGCACATCCGCATCGGTCTCGATCGCGGCATGAAGATCTTCACTGAAAAGCCGGTGGTGACGTCGGTCGAAGATACGATGGAGCTGGCCAAACTGGTCGCCCAGTACGGCTCGGACAATCTGATGGTCGGGCTCGTGCTGCGTTATGCGCCGCTCTATGTCGATCTGCGCAAGGCGCAGGCTGAGGGATTGATCGGCGACGTGACCTCGGTCGAGGCTTCGGAGCATATTCCGCCCTATCACGGCGCTTTCTTCATGCGCGATTGGCGCCGCTACGAGCGCTATTCGGGCAGCTTCATGCTCGAAAAGTGCTGCCACGATCTCGATCTCTATAACGGCGTCATGGGCTGCCGCCCGCAATATGTGTCGAGCTTCGGCGGTCGCCGCACCTTCGTGCCGGCCAATGCCCCGCAGAACCTTGGCATCAACGACATGGAAGTCTACCATCGCAAGCCCAGCGGCTGGCAGGGTAGCGACAAGGTGTTCGACAGCGACGGCGACATCATCGATTACCAGACCTCCATCGTGCAGTATGCCAACGGCGCGGCGCTAACCTTCCACACCAACCTCAATGTCCCTGATGATTTCCGGCGCTTTGCCGTGATGGGCGCCAAGGGCATGGCCGAAGGCGATTTCATCCGCAATTTCCTGCGCGTCACCGATAGCCGCACCTCCGACCGCCTGGTCGACGCGACCTACAAGACATCGGGCCTGAGCCAGCACTACGGTGCCGACGAGCAGATGGCCGAGGATATCCTCAAGCACATGACCGAAGGCGTGCCGCTGCCGGTTTCGGTGACCGACGCCCTTGAGGCGGGTCTGCTGGCGCTCAGCATGGACCAGGCGATGCGCACCCGATCTGTCATCGACATGAACCCGATCTGGCAGCAATTCGACGCCGCCCTCGGGCGCGCGAGCTAA
- a CDS encoding carbohydrate ABC transporter permease: MTGNRSASLFAFALLAPALIYITIIVAYPLFDTIVLSFTNAALRPTYDFVGWANYQRIFGAGNFTEVIVRTFIWTFFSVATKMVIGVLGATLLNAAIPGQTVFRILTMPPWIVPMAIGIFMWGWMYNGQFGMISGLLQNFGLIDGPWPILAQGSSAFWATIVTDVWIGVPMVTIYMLAAMQSIPKDLYEAAWTDGAGRFYRFRRITLPLMIPALLTMSLLSMIATFNSFDIIWILTQGGPSGTTTTMIIDTYKTAMGSRKYGEGAARAVVICIFVSLFCIAYFRAVRKLSQGEAK, encoded by the coding sequence ATGACCGGAAACCGTAGCGCTTCCCTATTCGCTTTCGCCCTACTGGCTCCGGCTCTGATCTATATTACCATCATCGTGGCCTACCCGTTGTTCGACACCATCGTGTTGAGCTTCACCAATGCCGCCCTGCGCCCGACTTACGACTTCGTCGGCTGGGCCAATTACCAGCGCATTTTCGGCGCCGGCAATTTCACCGAAGTCATCGTCCGGACCTTCATCTGGACCTTCTTCTCGGTCGCCACCAAAATGGTGATCGGCGTGCTGGGTGCGACGCTGCTCAATGCAGCGATCCCCGGCCAGACCGTGTTCCGCATCCTCACCATGCCACCCTGGATCGTGCCGATGGCTATCGGCATCTTCATGTGGGGCTGGATGTATAACGGCCAGTTCGGCATGATTTCCGGCCTCTTGCAGAATTTCGGCCTCATCGACGGACCATGGCCGATCCTGGCGCAGGGCAGCTCGGCCTTCTGGGCCACCATCGTCACCGACGTGTGGATCGGCGTGCCGATGGTCACGATCTATATGCTGGCCGCCATGCAATCGATCCCCAAGGACCTTTACGAGGCTGCCTGGACCGATGGCGCCGGCCGTTTCTATCGCTTTCGCCGCATTACGCTGCCGCTGATGATCCCGGCTTTGCTGACCATGAGCCTGCTCAGCATGATCGCCACGTTCAATTCGTTCGACATCATCTGGATCCTGACCCAGGGCGGTCCTTCGGGTACCACCACGACCATGATCATCGACACCTACAAGACTGCCATGGGCAGCCGCAAATACGGCGAAGGCGCCGCCCGCGCCGTGGTCATCTGCATCTTCGTGTCGCTGTTCTGCATCGCCTACTTCCGTGCCGTCCGGAAACTGTCGCAGGGAGAAGCCAAATGA
- a CDS encoding carbohydrate ABC transporter permease → MIDRYKWYEIVLMYAGMAVFLFFVLAPFIEGFLVSLKPLAQLFSTPYSFIPKNGSFDAYFSMWVSVPALGMHIFNSFFISSVVTLIVVCIVVPAAYAFARFQFGGSGLLLGAFLAVNMFSGAVLLIPLFRLMRQLGLLNSYWAMIVPGAAFLIPSSIWLLRTYMMRIPKELDEAAWVDGASRLYTLRRVILPLAMPGIVVVAIMTFIGAYAQQFIFALTFNSKTEFMPLPVGLFAFFGKQEVQWNELMAASFVGILPVMIVIVFLQRYLVAGLTAGAVKQ, encoded by the coding sequence ATGATCGACCGCTACAAGTGGTACGAGATCGTGCTGATGTATGCCGGCATGGCCGTGTTCCTGTTCTTCGTGCTGGCGCCCTTCATCGAAGGCTTCCTGGTGTCGCTGAAGCCACTCGCGCAGCTGTTCTCGACGCCCTACAGCTTCATCCCCAAGAACGGGTCGTTCGACGCCTATTTCAGCATGTGGGTGTCGGTGCCAGCTTTGGGCATGCACATTTTCAACTCGTTCTTCATCTCGTCGGTGGTGACGCTGATCGTCGTCTGCATCGTGGTGCCCGCCGCCTATGCCTTCGCCCGCTTCCAGTTCGGCGGTTCGGGCCTGCTGCTCGGCGCGTTCCTCGCCGTAAACATGTTCTCGGGTGCCGTGCTGCTAATCCCGCTGTTCCGCCTGATGCGTCAGCTGGGCCTGCTCAACAGCTACTGGGCGATGATCGTGCCGGGCGCCGCCTTCCTCATTCCGTCGTCCATCTGGCTGCTGCGCACCTACATGATGCGCATCCCCAAGGAGCTGGACGAAGCCGCCTGGGTCGATGGCGCATCGCGCCTCTACACCCTGCGCCGGGTCATCCTGCCGCTGGCTATGCCGGGTATCGTTGTGGTCGCCATCATGACCTTCATCGGCGCCTATGCGCAGCAGTTCATCTTCGCGCTGACCTTCAACTCCAAGACTGAATTCATGCCGCTGCCGGTGGGGCTCTTCGCCTTCTTCGGCAAGCAGGAAGTGCAGTGGAACGAGCTGATGGCAGCGTCCTTCGTCGGTATCCTGCCGGTCATGATCGTCATCGTGTTCCTGCAGCGCTATCTCGTCGCCGGTCTCACCGCTGGCGCCGTGAAACAATAA
- a CDS encoding ABC transporter substrate-binding protein, which translates to MAAATPATFAQDVKEISFINCGDELTAGYADYFAEWEAANPGYKVAPEIVGWGQCQDKVTTLAAAGTPVSLAYVGSRTLKQFALNDLIVPIPMTDEEKASYYNYVPDTVTFDGTQWGVPVAFSTKALFWNKDLFEAAGLDPETPPKTWEEKIAFAKQITENTDAAGYGLVAKTFDNTMHQFLHWVYTNDGKVIDADGNIVLDSPNNLAALTAIKDIVPYSEEGPTAYEQNEVRAIWLDGGVAMIEAGVGAALRAEEAGMNWGVAPLPGGPDSKGPGTLLITDSLAVFKGTGVEEQAISLAKFITAGERQWAAEMAQGLTPLRPLEPQTAELVAKTPYWAPFLDGIEFGGPEPLLTDYVGLQNVIIEMVQSVVTGAAEPAAALTKAAGELEQYK; encoded by the coding sequence ATGGCCGCAGCGACCCCTGCGACGTTCGCCCAGGACGTGAAGGAAATCTCCTTCATCAACTGCGGTGACGAATTGACCGCCGGCTATGCCGATTACTTCGCCGAATGGGAAGCCGCAAATCCGGGCTACAAGGTCGCGCCGGAAATCGTGGGCTGGGGCCAGTGCCAGGACAAGGTAACGACGCTGGCTGCCGCTGGCACGCCGGTTTCGCTGGCCTATGTCGGCTCGCGCACCCTCAAGCAGTTCGCCCTCAACGACCTCATCGTCCCAATTCCGATGACCGACGAAGAGAAGGCTTCCTATTACAACTACGTCCCTGACACCGTCACCTTCGACGGCACCCAGTGGGGCGTTCCGGTTGCCTTCTCCACCAAGGCCCTGTTCTGGAACAAGGACCTGTTCGAAGCCGCTGGCCTCGATCCGGAAACCCCGCCCAAGACCTGGGAAGAAAAGATCGCTTTCGCCAAGCAGATCACCGAGAACACCGATGCCGCCGGTTATGGCCTTGTCGCCAAGACCTTCGACAACACCATGCACCAGTTCCTCCATTGGGTTTACACCAATGATGGCAAGGTGATCGACGCCGACGGCAACATCGTGCTCGACAGCCCGAACAACCTGGCTGCCCTGACCGCGATCAAGGACATCGTGCCCTACTCCGAAGAAGGCCCGACCGCCTACGAGCAGAACGAAGTTCGCGCAATCTGGCTCGATGGTGGCGTCGCCATGATCGAAGCCGGCGTTGGTGCCGCGCTTCGTGCTGAAGAAGCCGGCATGAACTGGGGCGTTGCTCCGCTGCCGGGCGGCCCGGACTCCAAGGGTCCCGGCACCCTGCTGATCACCGACTCGCTGGCCGTCTTCAAGGGCACCGGCGTTGAGGAACAGGCTATCAGCCTGGCCAAGTTCATCACCGCTGGCGAACGCCAGTGGGCCGCCGAAATGGCCCAGGGTCTGACCCCCCTGCGTCCGCTCGAGCCCCAGACTGCTGAACTGGTTGCCAAGACGCCCTATTGGGCGCCCTTCCTGGACGGTATCGAATTCGGTGGCCCAGAGCCTCTGCTGACCGACTATGTCGGCCTGCAGAACGTGATCATCGAAATGGTTCAGTCGGTTGTTACCGGCGCTGCCGAGCCTGCCGCTGCCCTCACCAAGGCCGCCGGCGAACTCGAGCAGTACAAGTAA
- a CDS encoding ABC transporter ATP-binding protein: MSQLSLKHLKKSFNEARIIKGIDLEVSEGEFVVFVGPSGCGKSTLLRMIAGLEDVTEGEIVIGGRTVNDLPPVQRGIAMVFQSYALYPHMTVFENIAFPLRVEKLPQAEVDKRVGAAAKVLQLESRLQHRPGMLSGGQRQRVAIGRAIVRQPKIFLFDEPLSNLDAALRSEMRIELMELHKRLGSTMIYVTHDQVEAMTMADKIVVLDAGEIAQVGSPLQLYHKPDNLFVAGFIGSPKMNFINGTVTSADGETAVIDLGALGTISLPRSSKAIAGQSVTLGIRPEHLKLGQGDFTLTMTPKIVEHLGIHTVSYATLPAGENFVGLFEGDPNVPEGEAVKIGFTLDQVHLFDQAGLAVY, from the coding sequence ATGTCGCAACTCAGCCTCAAGCATCTCAAGAAGTCCTTCAACGAGGCCCGCATCATCAAGGGCATCGACCTGGAGGTTTCCGAAGGCGAGTTCGTGGTGTTCGTGGGTCCGTCGGGCTGCGGTAAATCCACACTGCTGCGCATGATCGCCGGCCTCGAGGACGTCACCGAGGGTGAGATCGTCATCGGCGGCAGGACCGTCAACGACCTGCCGCCCGTCCAGCGCGGCATCGCCATGGTGTTCCAGAGCTACGCGCTCTATCCGCACATGACCGTGTTCGAGAACATCGCCTTCCCGTTGCGCGTCGAAAAACTGCCGCAGGCCGAAGTCGACAAGCGCGTCGGCGCCGCGGCCAAGGTGCTGCAGCTCGAAAGCCGCCTGCAGCACCGCCCCGGCATGTTGTCCGGCGGCCAGCGCCAGCGCGTCGCCATCGGCCGCGCCATCGTGCGCCAGCCCAAGATTTTCCTGTTCGACGAACCGCTGTCCAACCTCGACGCCGCGCTCCGCTCCGAGATGCGCATCGAGTTGATGGAACTGCACAAGCGCCTCGGCTCGACCATGATCTACGTGACCCATGACCAGGTCGAAGCCATGACCATGGCCGACAAGATCGTGGTGCTCGACGCCGGCGAGATCGCCCAGGTCGGTTCGCCCCTGCAGCTTTACCACAAGCCCGACAACCTCTTCGTCGCTGGCTTCATCGGCAGCCCCAAGATGAACTTCATCAACGGCACCGTGACATCGGCCGATGGCGAAACCGCCGTGATCGATCTCGGCGCGCTGGGTACCATCAGCCTGCCGCGCTCGTCGAAGGCGATCGCCGGCCAGTCCGTGACGCTGGGCATCCGGCCCGAGCATCTCAAGCTCGGCCAGGGCGACTTTACCCTGACCATGACGCCCAAGATCGTCGAACATCTGGGCATCCACACCGTCAGCTACGCGACCCTGCCGGCAGGCGAGAATTTCGTTGGCCTGTTCGAGGGCGATCCCAACGTGCCCGAAGGCGAAGCGGTGAAGATCGGCTTCACGCTGGATCAGGTTCACCTCTTCGACCAGGCGGGTCTGGCGGTCTACTGA
- a CDS encoding MurR/RpiR family transcriptional regulator, protein MLDIVGLLQTEKDEFTRSERALTEIVLADVDRVLKMSIVDLAAHADVSPPTVTRFCRRLGCDSYADFKVRLAQSRFVGQRYFAPAAGPSSVHEISQGVINGIQSIIYETFEHLDFAAVERAAESLVKSSFVLAFGSGGASSMMAGEIETRLFRLGLKVASTDDHQLQMMRAAAAPSGTVIVAFSLSGNNAQLAKTLTVAGEYGLTRIVMTRSASIVSAQSDILLPVNWHESSDILRPTPGRYAFLATVDVLAQTIATRLGASAVASMRRIKHQLVVNRDGDDAQPLGD, encoded by the coding sequence ATGCTGGACATTGTCGGCCTGCTGCAGACCGAGAAGGACGAATTCACCCGCTCCGAACGCGCGCTGACTGAAATCGTGCTGGCCGATGTCGACCGCGTGCTCAAGATGAGCATTGTTGACCTGGCGGCGCATGCCGACGTATCGCCGCCCACCGTTACCCGGTTCTGCCGGCGCCTGGGCTGCGACAGCTATGCTGATTTCAAGGTGCGCCTGGCCCAGTCCCGCTTCGTCGGTCAGCGCTATTTCGCTCCGGCGGCCGGGCCGTCCAGCGTGCACGAGATCAGCCAGGGCGTGATCAACGGCATCCAGTCGATCATCTACGAGACCTTCGAGCATCTCGACTTTGCCGCGGTCGAACGCGCCGCGGAAAGCCTGGTCAAATCCTCGTTCGTGCTGGCCTTCGGCTCGGGTGGTGCGTCCTCGATGATGGCCGGCGAAATCGAAACGCGGCTGTTCCGCCTCGGCCTCAAGGTCGCTTCGACCGACGATCATCAATTGCAGATGATGCGCGCCGCCGCTGCTCCCTCGGGCACCGTCATCGTCGCGTTCTCGCTATCGGGCAATAATGCGCAACTGGCCAAGACGCTCACCGTCGCCGGCGAGTATGGCCTGACGCGCATTGTCATGACCCGCTCGGCCTCCATCGTCTCGGCGCAATCCGATATCCTGCTGCCGGTCAACTGGCACGAGAGCAGCGACATCCTGCGGCCGACGCCGGGCCGCTACGCCTTTCTCGCCACCGTCGACGTGCTGGCCCAGACCATAGCCACCCGGCTCGGCGCCTCCGCCGTCGCCAGCATGCGGCGCATCAAGCATCAGCTCGTCGTCAATAGAGACGGCGACGACGCCCAGCCGCTGGGGGATTAA
- a CDS encoding beta-N-acetylhexosaminidase: MTIALSLVTTWTPAKDGEPLGYGIELTNNGDQPLKDFTLGFSGPARIDPHATLENGKLLKRLSNHSLIAPPDGYVLEPGATWTATARGLSYGLRHWSDGANSGYVALADGTIITLPTAPTKGKGHNSPLLKGTVKFPVPAKAPVPVSIIPWPKSVATTGARTAPPGIELKPEGSDAQKAAAAFTGLVADLFPVEALVRPVSEAGMPVAIVHKTGMGPEAYEVTFAENSATVAATTRQGMFYGLVTIGHILRGAKQYPQTFLFPTGGTISDEPGFVYRGCHLDVARQFYTGAEVSRLIKLMSWNKMNKFHWHLSEDEAWRVEIDAYPELTEIGAWRGHGKALPPLLGSGPHPTGGYYSKQVIREIVALADSLAITVIPEIDMPGHFYAALQALPHLRDPAETGEYQSVQGFPNNSLNPAYEPVYEFVEKVVDEVLELFPAGIFHLGADEVPLAAWSGSPLALDMIEKMGGIEMRRKHEKQFNQLGNHGGADEIEGSPTALIQAAFIRRVHDYISSKGAITGGWEEAAHGDAVDKDKAFVIGWRNVEINAALAERGFDIVVSPGQRYYLDMANGVAWAEPGAGWAGWSGPQETYEFEARAGFSENGLKHLLGVQSCIWSESMTDRAIFDRLVFPRLSAVAEAGWTLPERKSWPRFKALVGTMPIMYGNWSEE, from the coding sequence ATGACCATTGCCCTCTCCCTCGTCACCACCTGGACGCCCGCCAAGGACGGCGAGCCGCTCGGCTACGGCATCGAGCTCACCAATAATGGCGACCAGCCGCTCAAGGACTTCACCCTCGGCTTTTCCGGCCCCGCCCGCATCGATCCGCATGCCACGCTCGAAAACGGCAAGCTGCTCAAGCGCCTCTCCAACCACTCGCTGATCGCGCCGCCCGATGGCTATGTGCTCGAGCCGGGTGCGACCTGGACGGCCACGGCGCGCGGGCTTTCCTATGGCCTGCGCCATTGGAGCGACGGGGCCAATTCGGGCTATGTCGCGCTCGCCGATGGCACCATCATCACGCTGCCGACCGCGCCCACCAAGGGCAAGGGCCACAATTCGCCGCTGCTCAAGGGCACCGTGAAATTCCCCGTGCCGGCCAAGGCGCCGGTCCCCGTCTCGATCATTCCCTGGCCGAAATCGGTCGCAACCACGGGCGCTCGCACCGCCCCTCCCGGCATCGAGCTCAAGCCTGAAGGCAGCGACGCGCAGAAGGCCGCCGCGGCCTTTACCGGCCTCGTCGCCGACCTGTTCCCTGTCGAAGCCCTGGTTCGCCCGGTGTCGGAAGCGGGCATGCCGGTCGCCATCGTGCACAAGACCGGCATGGGTCCCGAAGCCTATGAGGTCACCTTCGCCGAGAACAGCGCCACCGTCGCCGCCACCACGCGCCAGGGCATGTTCTATGGCCTCGTGACCATCGGCCACATCCTGCGCGGCGCCAAGCAGTATCCGCAGACTTTCCTGTTCCCGACCGGCGGCACCATCAGCGACGAGCCCGGCTTCGTCTATCGCGGCTGCCATCTCGACGTGGCGCGCCAATTCTATACCGGCGCCGAAGTCAGCCGGCTGATCAAGCTCATGTCCTGGAACAAGATGAACAAGTTCCATTGGCATTTGAGCGAAGACGAAGCCTGGCGCGTCGAAATCGACGCCTACCCTGAACTGACCGAGATCGGCGCCTGGCGCGGCCATGGCAAGGCGCTGCCGCCATTGCTCGGCTCGGGCCCGCATCCGACCGGCGGCTATTATTCCAAGCAGGTTATCCGCGAGATCGTCGCCCTGGCCGATAGCCTCGCTATCACCGTCATCCCGGAAATCGACATGCCGGGCCACTTCTACGCCGCCCTGCAGGCACTGCCGCATCTGCGCGATCCGGCCGAAACCGGTGAATACCAGTCGGTACAAGGCTTCCCCAATAACAGCCTCAACCCCGCCTACGAACCGGTCTACGAATTCGTCGAAAAGGTTGTCGATGAAGTGCTGGAACTGTTCCCCGCGGGCATCTTCCACCTCGGCGCCGACGAAGTGCCGTTGGCCGCCTGGTCGGGCTCGCCTCTCGCTCTCGACATGATCGAGAAGATGGGCGGCATCGAGATGCGCCGCAAGCACGAGAAGCAGTTCAACCAGCTCGGCAATCACGGCGGCGCCGACGAAATCGAGGGCTCGCCCACTGCGCTGATCCAGGCGGCCTTCATCCGCCGCGTCCACGACTACATCTCGTCCAAGGGCGCCATCACTGGCGGCTGGGAAGAAGCGGCGCACGGCGACGCCGTGGATAAGGACAAGGCCTTCGTCATCGGCTGGCGCAATGTCGAGATCAACGCCGCCCTGGCCGAACGCGGCTTCGACATCGTCGTCTCGCCCGGCCAGCGCTATTACCTCGACATGGCCAATGGCGTCGCCTGGGCCGAACCAGGCGCCGGCTGGGCCGGCTGGTCGGGCCCGCAGGAGACCTATGAGTTCGAGGCCCGCGCCGGCTTCTCCGAAAACGGGCTCAAGCACCTGCTCGGCGTCCAGAGCTGCATCTGGAGCGAGTCGATGACCGACCGCGCCATCTTCGACCGTCTGGTATTCCCCCGCCTCTCGGCCGTCGCCGAAGCCGGCTGGACGCTGCCCGAACGCAAAAGCTGGCCGCGGTTCAAGGCGCTCGTGGGCACCATGCCGATCATGTACGGCAATTGGTCTGAGGAATAA
- a CDS encoding M81 family metallopeptidase, whose translation MRVFTAALATETNTFSPIAIDKRAFEASLYARPGEHPATPTLCTAPITVGREVCAREGWTLIEGSASWADPAGLVARATFEELRDEILDQLRAAMPVDAVVLGLHGAMVAQGYDDPEGDLLSRVRDIVGPDVLVCAELDPHSHLTARRVAAANFFVVFKEFPHIDFVDRARDLWSIAVRALKGEIKPVMSVFDCRMIDVFPTSKQPMRGFVDKLYALEKSEPGLLSLSVIHGFMAGDVPELGTKIIAVTDNNPGKGAAFAETLGRELFDMRGTFMVKQVDEKVAVDAALAAPKGPVVIADVWDNPGGGTAGDATVILAELIARGVTDVAVGTVWDPIAVQICMAAGEGAEIPLRFGAKSAPHTGDPIDKLVTVRRLVRNAEMRFGESFAPFGDAVWISFDGIDVILNSTRAQSFDPSLFSVMGIEPTSRKILLIKSTNHFYDSFSKIAAEIVYCSAGKPYPNTPATTPYRKARRTIWPMVENPWA comes from the coding sequence GTGCGCGTCTTCACCGCCGCCCTGGCGACCGAAACCAATACCTTCTCCCCCATCGCCATCGACAAGCGGGCGTTCGAGGCTTCGCTCTATGCGCGCCCGGGAGAGCACCCGGCAACCCCCACACTGTGCACCGCGCCGATCACCGTTGGCCGCGAAGTCTGCGCCCGCGAGGGCTGGACCCTGATCGAGGGCAGTGCCAGCTGGGCCGACCCGGCAGGGCTGGTGGCGCGGGCCACCTTTGAGGAACTGCGCGACGAAATTCTCGACCAGCTCCGCGCGGCCATGCCGGTCGATGCCGTCGTTCTGGGCCTGCACGGCGCCATGGTCGCCCAAGGCTATGACGATCCGGAAGGTGACCTTCTGAGCCGCGTCCGCGACATTGTCGGCCCCGATGTGCTGGTCTGTGCCGAACTCGACCCCCATAGCCACCTGACAGCCAGGCGCGTCGCTGCCGCCAATTTCTTCGTCGTCTTCAAGGAGTTTCCGCATATCGACTTTGTCGATCGGGCGCGCGACCTGTGGTCGATCGCGGTGCGGGCGCTCAAGGGCGAGATCAAGCCGGTCATGTCGGTGTTCGACTGCCGCATGATCGATGTGTTCCCCACCTCCAAGCAGCCGATGCGCGGCTTTGTCGACAAGCTCTATGCGCTCGAAAAGTCCGAGCCGGGCCTGCTGTCGCTCTCGGTCATCCATGGCTTCATGGCCGGCGACGTGCCCGAGCTGGGCACCAAGATCATCGCCGTTACCGACAACAATCCCGGCAAGGGCGCGGCTTTTGCCGAGACGCTGGGGCGCGAGCTGTTCGACATGCGCGGCACTTTCATGGTCAAGCAGGTCGACGAGAAGGTCGCTGTCGATGCTGCCCTCGCCGCACCGAAGGGCCCTGTGGTCATTGCCGACGTGTGGGACAATCCCGGCGGCGGCACGGCGGGCGATGCGACGGTCATTCTGGCCGAACTGATCGCGCGTGGCGTTACCGACGTTGCCGTTGGCACCGTCTGGGATCCGATCGCGGTGCAGATCTGCATGGCGGCTGGGGAAGGCGCCGAGATTCCGCTGCGCTTCGGCGCCAAGTCTGCGCCGCATACCGGCGACCCGATCGACAAGCTGGTAACGGTCAGGCGCCTGGTCCGAAACGCGGAAATGCGGTTCGGCGAGAGCTTCGCGCCGTTTGGCGATGCAGTGTGGATCAGCTTTGACGGGATTGATGTGATCCTCAACTCCACCCGCGCGCAGAGCTTTGATCCCAGCCTGTTTTCGGTGATGGGTATCGAGCCGACGTCGCGCAAAATCCTGCTGATCAAGTCGACCAACCACTTCTACGACTCGTTCAGCAAGATCGCTGCGGAGATCGTCTATTGCTCGGCCGGCAAGCCTTATCCCAACACCCCGGCAACCACACCCTACCGCAAGGCGCGGCGGACGATCTGGCCGATGGTGGAGAACCCCTGGGCTTAG
- a CDS encoding RidA family protein, which translates to MPIKRYGAEKSGAGGQNLPFARAVEAGGWLYVSGQVAMKDGEIVRGSIVEETHLTIKNLIAILEEAGYGLEHVVRCGVWLDDPRDFWSFNGVYKSYFGDHPPARACVQSHMMVDCKVEIECVAYKGP; encoded by the coding sequence ATGCCGATCAAGCGCTATGGTGCGGAGAAGTCGGGTGCGGGCGGCCAGAACCTGCCTTTCGCGCGCGCCGTGGAAGCCGGTGGCTGGCTCTATGTCTCGGGCCAGGTGGCCATGAAGGACGGCGAAATCGTGCGCGGCAGCATTGTCGAAGAGACGCACCTTACCATCAAGAACCTCATCGCCATCCTGGAAGAGGCCGGCTACGGGCTCGAACACGTGGTGCGCTGCGGCGTCTGGCTGGATGATCCGCGCGACTTCTGGAGCTTCAACGGCGTCTACAAGAGCTATTTCGGTGATCACCCGCCGGCTCGCGCCTGCGTGCAGAGCCATATGATGGTCGACTGCAAGGTCGAGATCGAATGCGTGGCGTATAAGGGGCCGTAA
- a CDS encoding SDR family oxidoreductase: MTSSPFRLDGKTVLISGAGGGIGRSLVASFRAAGAAVIGADREAGMLDGLDLAGQVLFDQADPKATRASIERHLAAFGVPDAVVSNAGFSRAEHLGQVDDDVWASELAINLNGAYAMTDPIVAAMAERGAGSLVFISSVNAIAHYGNPAYSAAKAGLVAYAKAIAVERGGEGVRANVVCPGSVRTPAWDHRLAADPTLLDNVLPHYPLGRMVSPTEVANAAVFFCSDAASGITGTVLPVDAGLTAGNLRFVDEVLRGK; this comes from the coding sequence ATGACATCTTCCCCCTTCCGCCTCGACGGCAAGACGGTTCTCATTAGCGGCGCTGGTGGCGGCATTGGCCGATCGCTGGTGGCCAGCTTCCGTGCGGCTGGCGCCGCCGTTATCGGCGCTGATCGTGAGGCGGGGATGCTCGATGGGCTCGATCTCGCCGGCCAGGTGCTGTTCGACCAGGCCGATCCCAAGGCAACGCGCGCCAGCATCGAGCGCCATCTGGCGGCGTTCGGTGTTCCCGATGCGGTTGTCTCCAATGCCGGCTTTTCGCGTGCCGAACACCTGGGTCAGGTCGATGACGACGTCTGGGCGTCCGAGCTGGCGATCAACCTCAATGGTGCCTATGCCATGACCGACCCGATCGTGGCGGCCATGGCCGAACGCGGCGCCGGAAGCCTGGTGTTCATTTCCTCGGTCAATGCCATCGCGCACTATGGCAATCCTGCCTATTCCGCCGCCAAGGCCGGGCTCGTCGCCTATGCCAAGGCGATCGCGGTGGAACGCGGCGGGGAGGGGGTACGGGCCAATGTGGTTTGCCCCGGCTCGGTGCGCACCCCGGCTTGGGACCATCGCCTTGCCGCCGATCCGACCCTGCTTGATAACGTGCTGCCGCATTACCCGCTGGGCCGCATGGTGTCGCCGACTGAAGTCGCCAATGCTGCGGTGTTCTTCTGTTCCGACGCGGCATCGGGTATTACCGGCACCGTCTTGCCTGTCGATGCCGGGCTGACCGCCGGTAATCTCCGTTTCGTCGATGAAGTGCTGAGGGGAAAATGA